From the Mesotoga prima MesG1.Ag.4.2 genome, the window AGCATATTCACGGGCAAGGTCTGATTTTCTGACGCCCTTCATAGCCCACCAGACCAAAAAGCTATTCGGACGGCTACTTATTAATTATTAAGCAGCAAGTGCAAATTCGTTATTGGCATTTCTGCTTTTCCGGTTTTTTAACGCGGCTCCGGGACCTCGGCTCGCTCCTACAAGTTCATTGACCCCGTCGAAACCGTTTCGCCCCCATTAATAATTATATCATCGGTTTTCCTGAGTGTCAGTGATACCGTGTTTTTCCAACTTGTAGTATAGACTCCTTATGCTTATCCCAAGTTCGTTCGAAGTCTTCGTCTTGTTCCAATCGTTTCTTTGAAGAGAGTCTTTTATTATCTCTTTTTCGTAGTCATCCAGAAGGGTCGATAGACTTCCCTCGGGTAGCTTCTCTCTCTTATCCGGTTTCTCAAGAATTCCCTTTATATGAGAAAGCCGTATAGTTTTTTCTTCTAGTTCCATACTTATCATTGCCCTTCCGATGACGTTTTCAAGTTCTCTTACGTTTCCGGGCCAGTCGTGTTTCTCAAACATGCGCAGAACTGCAGGATCGATTTCTGTAACCATCCTTCCGTACTCCTGATTTAACCTCATCATCACTACCCTCGCTATCTCGGGAATATCCTCTGGCCTCTCTTTGAGCGGAGGAATTACGATTGGCACAACATTCAGACGATAGTATAGGTCGGGAAGGAATTCACCGGACGCGACGAGTTTCTCAAGACTCACGTTGGTCGCCGCAATTACTCTGACATCGAGTTTGTAGGTCTGATTTCCACCAACCGGCTTTATCTCCCTATCTTGAAGGAACTTCAGAAATTTTGACTGAACAGAGAGACTCATCTTAGCAACTTCATCGAGAAATACGGTTCCTCCGTTTGCCTCTTGAAGAAGACCCTTCTTTCCCCCTCTCCGGGCTCCTGTGAAAGCACCTTCGACATATCCGAAGAGCTCCGATTCGAGGAGGTTTTCCGGCAGGGCAGCGCAGTTAACACTTATGAAGCTTTCTTCTCGTCTATCACTGGAATTGTGAATTGCGTGCGCGAAGAGTTCTTTTCCAGTTCCGCTCTGACCGTTCAGCAGTACTGTTGCCCTTGTCTTTGAAACCTTTCTCGCCTGATCAATCGCTACCTGCATCAGCTTAGACGAACCGGCGATATCGTCAAAAGTATACTTTGCCTTCATGTATCGAAGGAGGCGCTTCGTGTCCTCCAGTTCCCTCGCGAGTCTCTCTATCTCGGAGATGTCATGAACGACACCCACGCTTCCCTTAAACTCACCCTTCACGAAAAGGGGAGTGACGTTGACCAGCACTTCCTTTCTGTTCGGACCGACTTTCAGCCTTGCGTTGTATATCGGCTTCCTCGTTCTCACAACTTCCAGATGAAGAGAGGAACCTTCCGCAATGTCAACTGTGGCCATTTTTCCAATGACGAAATCGGGACTCATTCCTGTTATTCTGGTGTAGGCCCTGTTTACGAGAACGATCTTTCCCTTTTCATCGGCCACCGAAATTGCATCGTATGTTGCATCTATGATGGACGTCAATAGACCCTCCATCTCCTTATGGTTAATGACTTCCTCGGCCATCTTTTCGACATTTGTTATGTCGCGGAATACAGCCATTGCAGCATGGACTTCACCTTGTGAGTTGACGATGGGGAATCTTGAAGTTACTATCGTCTTTTCCTTGAGATACTGAATTCTGTTGAGCTCCGGCTCACCACTCTTCAGAACGATGTGCAACCTAGTGTTGGGTATGGTTTCTCTTACGGGAGCACCGGTCGCTTCCTCTCCATTCACTCCTAGAATTTCGAGGGCCTCGTCGTTTATGAAGGCTATCGTCTCGTCTGAATCGACAACTATTATTCCCTCTATCAGCGAATTCAGAATCCTTTCGAAAAGCTCTCTCTCCATTGCTTGACCTCTTTCGGTCACACACCACCTTCAGGATATATGTTCTTGAACAAGCTTACGAAATCATCTACGCTTAGTTCTTCTGCCCTGACATCGACTCCTATAGCCATTGACCCGAGCAATTCCTCTGGTAAGTCCACGATGCTTTTCAGATTGTTCTTCAGCTTCTTCCGTCTCTGAGAGAAACAATGCCTGACAAATTTCCTGTACTGATCCCTTCTGGCTTCTCCTATCGGAGGGTTCTCAAGCAGTG encodes:
- a CDS encoding sigma-54 interaction domain-containing protein, with the protein product MERELFERILNSLIEGIIVVDSDETIAFINDEALEILGVNGEEATGAPVRETIPNTRLHIVLKSGEPELNRIQYLKEKTIVTSRFPIVNSQGEVHAAMAVFRDITNVEKMAEEVINHKEMEGLLTSIIDATYDAISVADEKGKIVLVNRAYTRITGMSPDFVIGKMATVDIAEGSSLHLEVVRTRKPIYNARLKVGPNRKEVLVNVTPLFVKGEFKGSVGVVHDISEIERLARELEDTKRLLRYMKAKYTFDDIAGSSKLMQVAIDQARKVSKTRATVLLNGQSGTGKELFAHAIHNSSDRREESFISVNCAALPENLLESELFGYVEGAFTGARRGGKKGLLQEANGGTVFLDEVAKMSLSVQSKFLKFLQDREIKPVGGNQTYKLDVRVIAATNVSLEKLVASGEFLPDLYYRLNVVPIVIPPLKERPEDIPEIARVVMMRLNQEYGRMVTEIDPAVLRMFEKHDWPGNVRELENVIGRAMISMELEEKTIRLSHIKGILEKPDKREKLPEGSLSTLLDDYEKEIIKDSLQRNDWNKTKTSNELGISIRSLYYKLEKHGITDTQENR